A region of Moorena producens PAL-8-15-08-1 DNA encodes the following proteins:
- a CDS encoding Uma2 family endonuclease — protein MTITPLTPPPERIQLSGISWQTYETLLNELENHRRLRLTYNRGNLEIMAPSPEHELYKKVMGRFVETLAEELKIRIYPLGSTTFKRPEISGAEPDECFYINNIDGVKGKKRLGPEDPGPDLVVEIDITRRSDDRFDIYSNLGVPEVWIYDGKSFTIKQLENQDYVVGNQSLYFPNLPLSEIAQFLKQAETMDYLELVKAFRSWVRSQISQ, from the coding sequence ATGACCATCACTCCCCTAACCCCACCACCAGAACGAATCCAACTCTCTGGTATCAGTTGGCAAACCTATGAAACATTACTTAATGAATTGGAAAACCATCGCCGTTTACGGCTTACCTACAATCGTGGCAACCTAGAAATCATGGCTCCTTCCCCTGAACATGAACTTTATAAAAAAGTGATGGGTCGCTTTGTTGAAACCCTAGCTGAAGAATTAAAAATTAGGATTTATCCTTTAGGGTCAACGACCTTTAAACGTCCAGAAATTAGTGGAGCCGAACCTGATGAATGTTTCTACATTAACAACATAGATGGTGTCAAAGGGAAAAAAAGGCTTGGCCCAGAAGACCCAGGGCCAGATTTAGTTGTTGAAATTGATATTACCAGACGTTCAGATGACCGCTTTGATATCTATTCAAATCTAGGTGTACCTGAAGTCTGGATTTATGATGGTAAATCTTTCACCATTAAGCAACTCGAAAATCAAGACTACGTTGTTGGAAATCAAAGTCTATACTTTCCGAATTTACCACTTTCCGAAATTGCCCAATTTTTAAAACAAGCTGAAACCATGGACTATTTAGAATTGGTGAAAGCTTTTCGGAGTTGGGTGAGAAGCCAAATTTCGCAGTAA
- a CDS encoding DUF6335 family protein, with translation MTDSKKNDVVNSYGILNQEQRYADNRDTEEVLLADLTGIEDPDRIFEGVVDRDTGMGRTLEKLRTSKLSGGNVTGGDIYDNWYQAEVVGEEAVGGETPTPDQNVTEDLLESMGISSVDGEAVQTRDKLEVRDHLRWELNPESSEDYSQHLK, from the coding sequence ATGACAGATTCCAAGAAAAACGATGTAGTAAACTCTTATGGAATTCTCAACCAAGAGCAAAGGTATGCTGACAACCGTGATACAGAAGAAGTCTTGTTAGCAGACCTGACTGGAATAGAAGACCCTGACCGGATTTTTGAGGGTGTGGTTGACCGTGACACTGGGATGGGACGCACCTTGGAGAAATTGAGAACTAGCAAACTATCTGGTGGCAATGTGACCGGTGGCGATATTTATGACAATTGGTATCAGGCTGAAGTAGTGGGGGAAGAAGCAGTTGGAGGAGAAACGCCCACTCCTGACCAAAATGTAACTGAAGACTTACTGGAGTCCATGGGGATTTCTTCAGTGGATGGTGAAGCTGTGCAAACTCGGGACAAGTTAGAGGTTCGTGACCACCTCCGCTGGGAGCTCAACCCTGAATCTTCTGAAGATTATTCCCAACACTTGAAGTAA
- a CDS encoding alpha-2-macroglobulin family protein translates to MGRVIKTAIGLLLGLSLILGIISCDSAKLTSGFQPLPAVAPLPMPQIPEWIEQISPIGMAEPLSQIRIRFKDPLIPVERLGSPNQREILQKFEIIPPIPGQFRFLTPRMVGFQADQALPLATRVQVTLKAGLADLNNHSLEQELAWTFNTAPIQLTNLPATQRNPEAEPEPIALEPKLQFTSNTQLDLASVNQHLTMTPKGQTQSVKLDVALKEQADVSNEYRQPAQEFNPSLRPWIYTITPKQPLTKATDYKLAFAPGVRPARGNIATETPFVSQVKTFDPLTYKEISFYGQPEAGGAYGRFVKGAARLEFNNGLLASSAMEHITVEPAPKEAPKLVQAYDGNRFVNLNPWALEPEITYTVTLGANLTDQFGQTLGEPVTFKYQTGDLAGDIWAPSDLHIFPSTLKRNSESLQLNISTVNLPQPEYKAAYRIVQPTDLVYKDSAYPSGKSNDLLPNPSQWERFRVSGKKNKTNNIAVSLRKRLGGRTGMLAYGVQAKTYRYQDGNGNQKWWEPKYYGMVQLTNLGVFAQWFPDSGLVQVNHLSNGSPAAATVEIYKSELNASYRGTPKPCAIAKTDRTGTIALNSQALRQCMNGATRFTKGPQLLVIAKEGKDWAFTRTNEYSGYYGYGIYSDWDNGKPKSRGTIFSDRQLYQPGEKAWFTAAAYYLEKDNLTQDKNASYQVTLVEPNGKKTDLGTKKTNEFGTFSLELPLKENQPLGFYTVQARGSNGREISGGFRVAEFNPPNFKVDLTLAQKFANMGEKVDANVQGNYWFGSNVDGGKVAYYVTRTPVYFTPEGWEEFSFGQQWFWPQERPQVTSDVLQTNQTLSESGESSLTIPVTKDLPYPMTYRVDSQVTDVSNLSVSDSKTFTALPSDKLIGLKGDWVADAGKPFPLEVIVTDPTGKLIKGQQVRLELQEMKYSSVTQVLAGSQREKNQVEYKTVKEVTVRSGSSPKSIKLTPPSSGSYRIRANFAKAKNDLAATDLQIWATGGNAVYWGSRYDNSRLDIKLDKDSYKPGETATALIQSPYAQGELYFSVVRNNTLYRKVVKVKGGAPEIKFKVTPEMVPNAAVEAVVVRQGKPLSQVEPGSVENLVRIGFAPFNTSLDDNYLKVTETLQSKSIEPGAKQTVELALQNAKGKPVKGQFTVMVVNEAILQLSGYQVPDLVETVYAQQDISTRFSDNRPKVVLEKLAMRMMDKGWGYGGGRSSGAASTRIRTEFKPLAYYNGSLVTDTNGKARVTFKLPDNLTTWRVMAVATDGNLHFGNGQATFITTKRLMANPVLPQFARPGDRFKAGISLINNTGQTGDLQINGQLTGAVQFDDGKGPTLNQKTSAKTGTSGYRFPMVANNLDKAKVKFTTKLNGNQDGFEVPLAVKPVDITEQVVESGVTRTQVKIPVNIASNVVPDSGGLEISLASTLIPEITAPAKQVLDNEDLPFLEPVASKLAIASNLEILGKQYGQTFAEFNPSQQGTDAIKQLQKLQRPDGGLARWPGQKSSDPFVSPYAATALARAKAAGLSVDAGMVSRLQNYLQKILANPGQYDYCKSVVCKSKVRLEALMGLAELGQTRSDFLGYLYEQSSNFDRVTQIKLARYLLQFPQWRSQAQTLVNQFQESIYQTGRSARINLPQSWRWLDSSTTAQAQALRLFIAQNSSAEVRSKLLQGLLELRRDGTWQTSYDNAQALSALVDYSRLQPTPPSFGATVQLAGKKLGSAQFQGYQKPSQSIQVTMDKLPRGRHDLIVKKSGAGTLHYLTSYRYRLQGNQAGRFNGLRVNKTIRPANQEKVLRKIGLYALKEPLTVPAGQVFDIGVEVISDHPVDHVVIEDHLPAGLEAVDTSFQTATPYFQAQQDSWQIDYQKIHRDRIVAYADRLEAGVYNLHYLVRSVTPGTYLWPPAQAHLNYAPEEFGRSASSTLVISD, encoded by the coding sequence ATGGGTAGGGTAATTAAAACAGCCATAGGGTTATTACTGGGATTATCTCTCATCCTAGGAATAATAAGCTGTGATAGCGCTAAACTAACGTCAGGGTTTCAACCCTTACCAGCAGTTGCTCCCCTACCGATGCCTCAAATCCCAGAGTGGATTGAGCAAATTAGTCCCATCGGCATGGCTGAGCCCCTTTCCCAAATTCGGATTCGCTTCAAAGACCCCCTGATTCCCGTTGAACGCTTAGGAAGTCCAAATCAGCGGGAAATATTACAGAAATTTGAAATCATACCCCCTATCCCTGGGCAATTTCGTTTCTTAACCCCACGGATGGTAGGATTCCAAGCCGACCAAGCTCTGCCTCTAGCCACTCGTGTCCAAGTTACCCTCAAAGCAGGATTAGCTGACCTCAACAATCATAGTCTAGAACAAGAGTTAGCTTGGACTTTCAATACTGCCCCGATCCAGTTAACCAATCTCCCAGCAACTCAGCGGAATCCAGAAGCGGAACCAGAACCGATTGCTCTCGAGCCTAAGTTACAGTTTACCTCCAATACCCAATTGGATCTCGCTTCAGTAAACCAGCACTTGACCATGACACCGAAAGGTCAGACTCAGAGTGTCAAGCTAGATGTAGCCCTTAAGGAACAAGCAGATGTTTCCAATGAGTATAGGCAACCCGCTCAGGAATTTAACCCCTCCTTGCGGCCATGGATTTATACGATCACCCCTAAGCAACCCCTAACTAAAGCTACCGATTACAAATTAGCCTTTGCCCCTGGTGTGCGTCCCGCTCGCGGCAATATCGCGACCGAAACCCCTTTCGTTAGTCAAGTCAAAACCTTTGACCCCTTGACCTATAAGGAAATCAGCTTTTACGGACAACCAGAGGCGGGAGGCGCTTATGGACGGTTTGTGAAAGGGGCAGCTCGGTTGGAATTTAATAATGGTTTGCTGGCCTCTTCCGCCATGGAGCATATTACCGTTGAGCCTGCTCCCAAGGAAGCTCCCAAATTGGTGCAAGCTTATGATGGCAATCGATTCGTTAACCTTAATCCTTGGGCATTAGAACCAGAAATTACCTATACCGTTACTCTCGGTGCTAATCTCACTGACCAATTTGGGCAAACCTTGGGTGAACCTGTAACCTTTAAATACCAAACAGGGGATTTAGCAGGGGATATCTGGGCTCCCTCGGATTTGCATATCTTTCCCTCTACCCTAAAACGCAATTCCGAGTCCCTACAGTTGAATATTTCTACGGTCAATTTACCGCAACCGGAGTATAAAGCGGCTTATCGCATTGTTCAACCTACTGACTTGGTCTATAAAGATTCCGCTTATCCCAGTGGCAAGAGCAATGATTTATTACCGAACCCAAGTCAATGGGAGCGTTTCCGGGTATCGGGGAAGAAAAATAAAACCAATAATATCGCGGTTTCCCTGAGGAAACGACTCGGAGGTCGAACGGGAATGTTGGCCTATGGAGTGCAAGCCAAAACCTATCGCTATCAAGATGGGAATGGAAATCAAAAGTGGTGGGAACCAAAGTATTATGGCATGGTGCAGCTGACTAATTTGGGAGTGTTTGCGCAATGGTTTCCTGATTCCGGTTTAGTGCAAGTCAATCATCTGTCCAATGGGTCACCAGCAGCAGCAACGGTAGAGATATATAAGTCTGAGCTGAATGCTTCCTATCGAGGCACACCAAAACCCTGTGCGATCGCAAAAACTGACAGAACTGGCACCATTGCCCTAAACAGCCAGGCTCTTCGGCAATGTATGAATGGGGCAACGCGCTTCACTAAAGGCCCGCAATTACTGGTAATTGCTAAAGAAGGCAAAGACTGGGCATTTACTCGAACCAATGAATATAGTGGGTATTATGGCTACGGGATTTATTCAGACTGGGACAATGGCAAACCTAAATCCCGAGGGACTATTTTCTCAGACAGACAGCTTTACCAACCAGGAGAAAAGGCTTGGTTCACCGCAGCAGCCTATTATCTCGAAAAAGATAACCTCACCCAAGACAAAAATGCATCTTATCAGGTCACGCTGGTAGAACCCAATGGTAAGAAGACAGACTTAGGCACTAAGAAAACCAATGAATTTGGTACCTTCTCCCTAGAATTACCCCTGAAAGAGAATCAACCCCTAGGTTTCTATACCGTTCAGGCCAGGGGAAGCAATGGCAGAGAAATCTCAGGTGGTTTCCGAGTAGCTGAGTTTAATCCTCCTAATTTTAAAGTTGACCTTACCCTTGCTCAAAAATTTGCTAACATGGGCGAGAAGGTGGACGCTAATGTCCAAGGAAATTATTGGTTTGGTTCAAATGTAGATGGGGGCAAGGTGGCCTATTATGTCACCCGCACCCCCGTCTACTTTACTCCAGAAGGATGGGAAGAGTTTTCCTTTGGTCAGCAGTGGTTTTGGCCACAGGAAAGACCGCAAGTTACCAGTGATGTACTCCAAACTAATCAAACCTTAAGTGAGTCTGGGGAAAGTAGTCTAACTATTCCGGTGACGAAAGACCTGCCCTATCCCATGACTTACCGGGTAGATTCCCAAGTTACCGATGTCTCGAATCTGTCGGTATCCGACTCTAAAACATTTACAGCTTTACCTAGCGATAAACTAATTGGATTAAAAGGGGATTGGGTGGCGGATGCTGGAAAACCATTCCCTCTAGAAGTGATTGTTACTGACCCCACGGGTAAATTAATCAAAGGACAACAAGTGCGCCTGGAACTGCAAGAAATGAAATACAGCAGTGTCACCCAGGTATTGGCAGGGAGTCAGCGAGAAAAGAATCAGGTGGAATACAAAACCGTTAAAGAGGTAACTGTCCGTTCCGGTAGTAGTCCCAAATCCATTAAGCTCACTCCCCCCTCATCCGGTTCTTATCGAATTCGCGCTAATTTTGCTAAGGCTAAAAATGACTTAGCAGCAACAGACTTGCAAATTTGGGCAACCGGTGGAAACGCAGTGTACTGGGGGTCTCGCTATGATAACTCTCGCCTGGATATCAAACTAGACAAGGATAGCTATAAGCCTGGGGAAACAGCCACAGCCTTGATTCAATCTCCCTATGCCCAAGGGGAATTGTATTTTTCAGTAGTTCGGAACAATACTCTCTATCGCAAAGTAGTGAAAGTTAAAGGGGGTGCGCCAGAGATTAAGTTCAAAGTGACTCCGGAGATGGTACCGAATGCGGCAGTAGAAGCAGTAGTAGTGCGCCAAGGCAAACCCCTATCCCAAGTGGAGCCGGGGAGTGTAGAAAATCTGGTGCGGATTGGTTTTGCTCCGTTTAATACCAGCTTGGATGATAACTATCTCAAGGTAACAGAGACATTGCAGTCTAAGTCCATTGAACCTGGTGCTAAGCAAACCGTGGAATTAGCATTGCAAAATGCTAAGGGTAAACCGGTAAAGGGACAGTTTACGGTGATGGTTGTCAATGAAGCTATCTTGCAACTGAGTGGCTACCAAGTACCGGATTTAGTAGAGACCGTGTATGCTCAGCAAGATATTTCCACTCGCTTCAGTGATAACCGTCCTAAGGTGGTGCTAGAAAAGCTAGCGATGCGAATGATGGACAAAGGCTGGGGCTATGGTGGAGGACGGTCTTCTGGCGCAGCTAGTACTCGGATTCGCACGGAATTCAAACCCTTAGCCTACTACAATGGTTCACTGGTAACAGATACCAATGGTAAAGCCAGGGTAACCTTTAAACTACCAGATAACTTAACCACTTGGCGGGTGATGGCAGTAGCAACGGATGGCAACCTACACTTTGGTAATGGCCAGGCTACCTTTATCACCACCAAGCGGCTGATGGCTAATCCAGTATTACCTCAATTTGCTCGTCCAGGCGATCGCTTTAAAGCTGGTATATCGCTAATTAATAATACTGGGCAAACGGGAGATTTACAGATTAATGGACAACTGACCGGTGCCGTTCAGTTTGATGATGGTAAAGGGCCTACGCTGAATCAAAAAACCTCAGCCAAGACCGGAACCAGTGGTTATCGTTTTCCGATGGTAGCCAATAACTTGGATAAAGCTAAAGTCAAGTTTACGACTAAGCTCAATGGTAATCAGGATGGGTTTGAAGTACCTTTAGCTGTTAAACCGGTTGACATTACTGAGCAAGTGGTGGAATCGGGAGTAACCAGGACTCAAGTAAAAATCCCAGTGAATATAGCTAGTAACGTGGTACCTGACAGCGGAGGGTTAGAGATTTCCCTGGCTAGCACTCTGATTCCTGAGATTACTGCTCCGGCTAAGCAAGTCTTGGATAACGAAGACTTACCCTTCTTAGAACCGGTAGCAAGTAAATTAGCGATCGCATCCAATTTGGAAATACTCGGCAAACAATATGGTCAGACCTTTGCTGAGTTTAACCCTAGCCAACAAGGCACTGACGCTATCAAACAGTTACAGAAACTCCAGCGACCAGATGGTGGCTTGGCCAGATGGCCCGGACAAAAATCCTCAGACCCCTTCGTGTCTCCCTATGCTGCTACTGCTCTAGCTCGGGCTAAAGCAGCAGGATTATCAGTAGATGCTGGGATGGTGAGCCGTCTCCAGAACTACTTGCAGAAAATATTGGCAAATCCTGGTCAGTATGATTATTGCAAGAGCGTAGTGTGTAAGAGTAAGGTGCGATTAGAAGCACTGATGGGGTTAGCAGAACTCGGTCAGACCCGCAGTGACTTCCTAGGATACCTTTATGAACAGAGCAGTAACTTCGACCGGGTCACTCAGATTAAATTAGCCCGTTACTTATTACAGTTTCCTCAGTGGCGGAGCCAAGCCCAAACTCTAGTCAATCAGTTTCAGGAAAGCATCTATCAAACTGGGCGTTCAGCTCGGATAAACTTACCCCAAAGCTGGCGTTGGCTGGATTCTTCTACTACTGCACAAGCTCAAGCCTTGCGTTTATTTATTGCCCAAAACAGCTCAGCCGAGGTTCGCAGTAAACTATTACAAGGGTTATTAGAGTTACGGCGAGACGGCACTTGGCAAACTAGCTACGATAATGCCCAAGCCTTGAGTGCCTTAGTAGACTATAGTCGATTACAGCCTACACCCCCCAGCTTTGGAGCAACGGTACAACTAGCCGGGAAAAAACTTGGCTCAGCCCAATTCCAGGGGTATCAGAAACCTAGTCAATCGATTCAGGTTACTATGGATAAGTTACCCCGAGGTCGCCATGACCTAATTGTCAAAAAATCTGGTGCAGGGACTCTACACTACTTAACCAGCTATCGTTATCGCTTACAAGGCAATCAAGCTGGTCGGTTTAATGGATTACGAGTAAACAAGACCATACGTCCGGCTAATCAGGAAAAGGTGTTGCGAAAGATTGGACTGTATGCTCTCAAAGAGCCATTAACAGTACCAGCGGGACAAGTGTTTGATATTGGTGTTGAGGTGATTAGCGATCATCCAGTGGATCATGTGGTGATCGAAGATCATTTACCAGCTGGGTTGGAAGCAGTGGATACTAGTTTCCAAACTGCTACTCCTTACTTCCAAGCTCAACAGGATAGCTGGCAAATCGATTATCAGAAAATTCATCGCGATCGCATTGTGGCTTATGCCGATCGATTGGAAGCTGGCGTCTATAATTTACATTATCTGGTGCGGTCAGTTACACCAGGAACCTATTTATGGCCCCCTGCCCAAGCACACCTCAACTATGCCCCAGAAGAATTTGGTAGGTCGGCTTCCTCTACGTTAGTGATTAGTGATTAG
- a CDS encoding FkbM family methyltransferase: MKATLDLGELNVINRFIRSGDVVFDVGAYVGQWTDEVCKQCQGDRLQIHSFEPHPQTYQKLVGHLTQAIAVGQVIPNNFALSNSEEIQTLYDYPNTPFLNTIYRRNSENEKIFNLGTPQQFTILLTTLDAYCQRWQIKRINFLKIDVEGSELDVLKGATKMLQSGKIDYLQFEYGQTFQDAGISLQVVFDFLKQFRYFLFKILPEQLDYKPEFLPEDEDWQWCNYLAVNERFLSGVLGEFPQMLDLAKLCQQNSIQPRGVIHIGAYEGEEIQTYREMGMEKILFVEANPQVFDRLQKKMAGMSEVRVANYAIYNCDGIVDLHITANEQSSSILSPTHDSDQSIFTREISRIAVEAKTLDNLLAELELSPEDFNLLNIDIQGAELLALQGASNTLQFVEGINIEVNYEEIYQGCALIDDIDKFLNKVGFDRVATTTPYHHSWGDAFYARQPTITMTSLGKNGGFANQLFQYGFFKTYAKEHNLRVETPEWIGKEIFGLDDPPIRRLLPMVAENIESNMSISDIVNSPEALSNVDFWGYFQYHTAYYAKYQEYWRSLFQPVGEIAAKMQMAWENLSARGKTVVAIHMRLGDYFYLYPDWIAPWEWYEEWLRGFWETLEEPILYVASDDIEMVLGCFAKYQPITAKDLGVELPQAEFYRDFYVLSHADAVAISNSTFSFAASMLNQRGKFFCRPHFSSQKLIPFDPWNSLPLFRSKTREACGT; the protein is encoded by the coding sequence ATGAAAGCTACTCTTGACCTTGGAGAATTAAATGTCATTAATAGATTTATTCGTTCTGGAGATGTAGTTTTTGACGTTGGTGCTTATGTCGGTCAGTGGACTGATGAAGTTTGCAAGCAATGCCAGGGCGATCGCCTCCAAATCCATAGTTTTGAACCTCATCCTCAGACTTATCAAAAATTAGTTGGTCATCTTACTCAGGCAATCGCCGTCGGGCAGGTCATCCCCAATAATTTTGCCCTCTCTAACTCAGAAGAAATTCAAACCCTTTACGATTACCCGAATACTCCTTTTCTCAATACTATATATCGTCGTAACTCTGAGAATGAAAAGATATTTAACTTGGGAACACCTCAACAGTTTACGATTTTGCTTACCACTCTTGATGCTTATTGTCAACGGTGGCAAATTAAACGAATTAATTTCCTCAAAATTGATGTTGAAGGGAGTGAGTTGGATGTCTTAAAAGGAGCAACAAAAATGTTGCAGTCTGGCAAAATAGATTATCTCCAATTTGAATATGGGCAAACTTTTCAGGATGCAGGAATTTCTTTGCAGGTTGTTTTTGACTTCCTGAAACAATTTCGCTATTTTCTATTTAAGATTTTGCCCGAACAATTAGATTACAAACCAGAATTTTTGCCTGAAGACGAAGACTGGCAATGGTGTAATTATTTAGCAGTTAATGAGCGGTTTTTGTCTGGAGTTTTAGGCGAGTTTCCTCAAATGCTTGATTTGGCAAAACTTTGTCAGCAAAATTCTATTCAACCCAGGGGGGTAATTCATATCGGTGCTTATGAAGGGGAGGAAATTCAGACATATCGAGAGATGGGAATGGAAAAGATATTGTTTGTAGAAGCTAACCCCCAAGTATTTGATCGCCTCCAAAAAAAGATGGCAGGAATGTCAGAGGTACGAGTTGCTAATTATGCTATTTATAACTGCGATGGTATAGTAGACTTACACATTACTGCCAATGAGCAAAGTAGTTCAATTTTATCTCCAACACATGATAGTGATCAAAGTATTTTTACAAGAGAGATATCTAGGATAGCTGTTGAGGCTAAAACTTTGGATAATTTACTGGCAGAATTGGAACTGTCACCCGAGGATTTTAATCTGCTCAATATTGATATTCAAGGGGCAGAGTTATTGGCCTTACAGGGGGCAAGTAATACTTTGCAATTTGTAGAGGGGATTAATATTGAAGTTAATTATGAGGAAATTTATCAAGGTTGCGCTTTAATTGATGATATTGACAAATTTCTAAATAAAGTAGGCTTTGATCGGGTGGCAACTACGACTCCCTATCACCATTCTTGGGGAGATGCTTTTTACGCGCGACAACCTACAATTACTATGACAAGTCTGGGCAAAAATGGTGGTTTTGCCAATCAGCTGTTCCAATATGGTTTCTTTAAAACCTATGCCAAGGAACATAATTTGCGAGTGGAAACACCAGAATGGATCGGAAAAGAAATTTTTGGATTAGACGATCCACCAATTAGACGATTGCTTCCTATGGTTGCCGAAAATATAGAAAGCAATATGTCAATTTCTGATATTGTCAACTCCCCAGAGGCTTTAAGCAACGTCGATTTTTGGGGATATTTTCAATATCATACTGCTTATTATGCTAAATATCAGGAGTATTGGCGATCGCTATTTCAACCCGTGGGAGAAATTGCAGCAAAAATGCAAATGGCTTGGGAAAATCTGAGCGCAAGAGGTAAGACTGTAGTGGCGATACATATGCGACTGGGAGATTATTTTTATCTCTACCCTGATTGGATCGCACCTTGGGAATGGTATGAGGAGTGGTTGCGGGGTTTCTGGGAGACTTTGGAAGAGCCAATACTTTATGTTGCTAGTGATGATATAGAGATGGTGTTAGGGTGTTTTGCCAAATATCAACCGATAACAGCGAAAGATTTGGGAGTAGAGTTGCCACAGGCGGAGTTTTATCGGGATTTTTATGTATTGAGTCATGCTGATGCTGTAGCCATCTCGAATAGCACTTTCTCCTTTGCTGCTTCTATGCTCAATCAACGGGGGAAATTTTTCTGTCGCCCCCATTTTTCATCCCAGAAGTTGATTCCTTTTGACCCTTGGAATAGTTTGCCATTGTTTAGGTCTAAAACTAGAGAAGCTTGTGGGACTTAA
- a CDS encoding interleukin-like EMT inducer domain-containing protein, which yields MVLKTITVNSGGYNFSGAASAEILMDGQEIGFGTYKIGMNVAVFDENTGLVISTQNFNTTVKPKDDLFADYIDSLPTGRIVAIAVYGNCIPADGGLSDRAIAACKSVGSAQIELVQPNYAWSLIGIKNQPGTGSESFTWPNASASKVVDIPSPGPAPGTPKKLELKQIVWLRNLDSAFGNSGVAIENGTALVGADLNYLYDPARDNAGSVYVLNLDYDQWQPQQQLIAGDLLASDNFGHSVAISGNTAIIGANLKDGFNAYANTDAGAAYIFEFEGDKWQEKQKFEPLDLGKGDNFGWTVDISGNLAIAGAYLAERWRTNTNAGAAYIFQLKNEEWKQIQLLQPQDLIASDYFGYSVAISGNVAIVGAYMAEAPSQANAGAAYIFALENDKWVQKQKLQPETLKANDYFGFSVAISGKEVIVGAYMSEEDGVINGGAAYVFEFDEDSEEWKQKQKLKPREQLTANEYFGWSVGISGDMAVVGAQRSDGVGKANAGAVYVFQKDSNGLWQPKQKEQPADLLANDNFGNSVDIDGSQVIVGSTKHFVAIYDVVVETEFQTENVTPT from the coding sequence ATGGTACTAAAAACAATTACGGTCAATTCAGGCGGTTACAACTTTTCGGGAGCAGCCTCCGCCGAAATCTTGATGGATGGTCAAGAAATTGGGTTTGGCACATACAAAATCGGCATGAACGTGGCAGTGTTTGATGAGAATACTGGCTTAGTTATCTCTACCCAGAACTTCAATACCACAGTTAAACCCAAGGACGATTTATTTGCTGATTACATCGACAGCTTGCCAACAGGAAGGATAGTCGCAATTGCTGTTTACGGCAATTGCATTCCTGCTGATGGAGGCTTAAGCGACCGAGCCATAGCGGCTTGTAAATCCGTGGGCAGTGCCCAAATAGAATTGGTACAACCTAACTACGCTTGGTCTTTAATTGGTATTAAGAACCAGCCGGGCACTGGCAGCGAATCCTTCACTTGGCCAAATGCTAGTGCGAGCAAAGTCGTAGATATCCCAAGTCCGGGACCTGCTCCAGGAACACCGAAAAAGTTAGAGTTAAAACAGATAGTGTGGCTCAGGAACCTAGACTCTGCATTTGGCAATAGTGGTGTAGCCATCGAAAATGGTACGGCTTTGGTAGGAGCTGATTTAAACTATCTCTACGATCCAGCTCGCGATAATGCTGGCAGTGTTTACGTCCTGAATTTAGACTATGACCAATGGCAACCGCAGCAACAACTCATAGCAGGAGATTTGCTAGCTAGCGACAACTTTGGTCATTCTGTAGCCATCAGTGGGAATACAGCTATTATAGGAGCTAATTTAAAGGATGGCTTTAACGCATATGCCAACACAGATGCTGGTGCTGCCTATATTTTTGAGTTTGAAGGTGACAAGTGGCAGGAAAAGCAAAAATTCGAACCACTAGACTTAGGAAAAGGTGATAATTTCGGCTGGACTGTCGATATCAGTGGGAATTTGGCAATCGCAGGAGCCTATTTGGCTGAAAGGTGGCGCACAAACACCAATGCTGGTGCAGCCTATATTTTCCAATTGAAAAATGAAGAATGGAAACAAATCCAACTCTTGCAACCTCAAGACTTGATTGCTAGTGACTACTTTGGCTACTCAGTGGCAATTAGTGGCAATGTGGCGATCGTGGGAGCTTATATGGCTGAGGCTCCAAGCCAAGCTAATGCTGGTGCAGCTTATATTTTTGCATTGGAAAATGATAAGTGGGTACAAAAGCAGAAGTTGCAGCCTGAAACTCTCAAAGCTAACGATTACTTTGGTTTCTCCGTAGCTATCAGCGGTAAAGAGGTGATCGTAGGGGCATATATGAGTGAAGAAGATGGTGTCATCAATGGTGGAGCAGCTTATGTCTTTGAATTTGATGAAGATTCAGAAGAGTGGAAACAAAAACAAAAATTGAAGCCAAGGGAGCAGCTAACAGCCAACGAGTATTTTGGCTGGTCTGTGGGAATTAGCGGAGATATGGCAGTGGTTGGAGCCCAACGGAGTGATGGGGTTGGTAAAGCTAATGCAGGTGCTGTTTATGTATTCCAAAAAGACAGTAACGGACTGTGGCAACCCAAGCAGAAAGAGCAACCAGCAGATTTGCTAGCTAACGACAACTTTGGTAATAGCGTAGATATTGATGGAAGTCAGGTGATCGTTGGCTCAACGAAACATTTTGTCGCTATTTATGATGTGGTGGTTGAAACCGAATTTCAAACTGAAAATGTCACACCTACTTAA